Below is a window of Camelina sativa cultivar DH55 chromosome 11, Cs, whole genome shotgun sequence DNA.
GGGTGACACCAAATTCTGGTCAGTTTCTTACTCTTGTCTACATTCTGGTGTAGATGGATGTGCACAATCATCTATTTAGTTTCAAAGATCTTTATATTGACTGTTTCTTGTATGAAAATGCCAGATCCTTGCTATATTGTTTTCCATGATGAAGAATGGGGTGTGCCAGTTCACGATGACAAGTATGGTTTAAGCTTTTCTCGCTTGTGTATATCTGCACTCTTTCTGATTGATGAGTATTCCTTAACGTCATTCTTTGGTGGCGGTGTATGTTCAGGAGGTTGTTTGAACTCCTTGTGCTTTCGGGTGCTTTGGCCGAACACACATGGCCTACGATACTGAGCAAGAGGCAGGCCTTCAGGTTCTTGCTATGTTTCTGGTTCACTCTTCATTTCTTTGAAGCAGtcctttctgttttcttatgaaAAATGTGGAATGCAGGGAAGTTTTTGCTGATTTTGACCCCAGTGCCATTGTGAAAATCAATGAGAAGAAGCTGATCGGTCCAGGAAGCACTGCAAGCACTTTGTTGTCTGATCTTAAGCTAAGGGCCGTCATTGAGAATGCGCGTCAGATACTTAAGGTGAACCTCTCTTCCACTCTTGGTTGATTTGCTCAATTTAGACCCAATTTTGAGCGCATTGATCCAAAGCATTGCAAAAATCTGAATATTGAAATAAAGGAAGGTCTTGAAGTTTTCAAAATATTGTTTCATATAGGCTTGTTGCATCTGATGGGAAACTAAAAGCTACTATCCATTGCAGTCAGATTGATGAGTGCTCTATCTCTGTTGACAGGTGATAGAAGAATACGGATCATTCGACAAGTATATATGGAGCTTTGTGAAGAATAAGGCGATTGTGAGCAAGTTCAGGTACCAGCGACAAGTGCCTGCAAAAACTCCAAAAGCAGAAGTGATAAGCAAAGATCTAGTGAGAAGAGGGTTCCGGAGCGTAGGACCAACGGTGGTTTACTCCTTCATGCAGGCAGCAGGGATAACAAACGACCATCTCACCAGCTGTTTCAGGTTCCACCATTGTATATTCGAACAAGAAAGGTAACGTCTAAAAAGAGAGACTTACTTAAACTTGTTAAGAGGtctcttttatgttttgtaaagCCTCCAATTTGAGTTTATTAGTattcaaaacaatgaagaagcaAAGTGTGttaaaatgcaaaaacaaaagaaacagtcGATATGAATCAAACAGCATATCGGTAGGTATAATAGTCCAAAGAAGTAACATCGCTTCGTTTGATCTTGACAACTTGTCCTCGCTTAAGTCCATAGTATCTGGCAAGAGGATCAGTGATGAGGATGCGAGGCAACTGTGTGTCTTGCACTGTATATTTTTTGAGTAGTTCCTTCTTGGCTTGATCGTCGAGTACATAGTACTTGTTGATGAGTTTATGCTCAGTGATGTTAGTCACCAATTCGGCTTCCTCAAAGACTTCAATTGTTAGAATCTTGTTAAGCTCTAATACAGCCAATCTTGCGGGACCAGTTATGGCCATTGGAACAACTATGATCCCTCGAGGAACTTTATCGTCTCTCATCTTTAGTGCCACTTCCTTTTTAATTATTGGGACTCCCACCTTAGGACCTTCTGGGTAGAAAACGTAAATCTACACCAAGATCGAGACAAGATTCAGCATTGGGTCAAAAGCTTACAACTTTAGGACTTGTTCGTTCTTTATATATGTACGTACCTTGTCGGCTGGATTTGGCCCCTTATTGGCTGCGACGAAAAGAGCTTCCTTATTGACTTTGTTTGTAGTTTTACAAAACCTTTGAACAAACTCTTCTCTTTTCAAGTTCAGATCAGAATCTTCTATAGTGTAACCCCGATCCCTCAGCATCTGAAGCACCGTTCGACGCACCTTGAAAATCCTCGTGATCTCATCATCTGAGTCAGACATA
It encodes the following:
- the LOC104726362 gene encoding uncharacterized protein LOC104726362, which codes for MSGAPRMQSMNVAEAETRPTLRTSVNKSSPFITHKAVSKSLRKLERSSSELSGSDESSSSHKHTLNVASILRRHEQNLNSNLSLNASFSSDASMDSFHSRASTGRLIRSYSVGSRSKSYPSKPRSVVSDGALDSPPSGSETKKRCAWVTPNSDPCYIVFHDEEWGVPVHDDKRLFELLVLSGALAEHTWPTILSKRQAFREVFADFDPSAIVKINEKKLIGPGSTASTLLSDLKLRAVIENARQILKVIEEYGSFDKYIWSFVKNKAIVSKFRYQRQVPAKTPKAEVISKDLVRRGFRSVGPTVVYSFMQAAGITNDHLTSCFRFHHCIFEQER
- the LOC104726363 gene encoding DNA-directed RNA polymerase subunit 5-like protein 1 — encoded protein: MSDSDDEITRIFKVRRTVLQMLRDRGYTIEDSDLNLKREEFVQRFCKTTNKVNKEALFVAANKGPNPADKIYVFYPEGPKVGVPIIKKEVALKMRDDKVPRGIIVVPMAITGPARLAVLELNKILTIEVFEEAELVTNITEHKLINKYYVLDDQAKKELLKKYTVQDTQLPRILITDPLARYYGLKRGQVVKIKRSDVTSLDYYTYRYAV